A DNA window from Hordeum vulgare subsp. vulgare chromosome 1H, MorexV3_pseudomolecules_assembly, whole genome shotgun sequence contains the following coding sequences:
- the LOC123428545 gene encoding mediator of RNA polymerase II transcription subunit 32 isoform X3, with product MRKKRSGGGMDATVDELSAAYKEFVAAAVAVMEAREQSGGQKTAATDTALEAFKQRWELFRVSCDHAEELVESIRQRIGSECLVDEATGSSSSSSAPASVALAAPGIKPISAVRLEQMSKAVRWLVIELQHGAGGPSAAGPGGGVSTPAAGAGGHHVHGGVESRFPEDGTHVVSHGL from the exons ATGCGCAAGAAACGTTCGGGCGGCGGAATGGACGCGACGGTGGACGAGCTGAGCGCGGCGTATAAGGAGTTCGTGGCGGCTGCGGTGGCCGTGATGGAAGCTCGCGAGCAGTCGGGCGGCCAGAAGACGGCAGCCACGGACACGGCGCTTGAAGCCTTCAAGCAACGCTGGGAGCTCTTCCGCGTGTCCTGCGACCACGCCGAGGAGCTCGTTGAGTCCATCCGCCAGCGCATCGGCTCCGAGTGCCTCGTCGACGAGGCCACgggatcttcctcttcctcctccgcgcCAGCAAGCGTCGCGCTGGCTGCCCCCGGCATCAAGCCAATCAGCGCCGTCCGCCTCGAGCAGATGAGCAAGGCCGTCCGCTGGCTCGTTATCGAGCTTCAGCACGGCGCCGGAGGGCCCTCAGCTGCGGGACCTGGCGGTGGCGTCTCAACCCCAGCTGCCGGCGCCGGAGGGCATCATGTGCACGGCGGGGTCGAATCGCGCTTCCCCGAGGATGGCACCCA TGTTGTAAGTCATGGTCTCTGA
- the LOC123428545 gene encoding mediator of RNA polymerase II transcription subunit 32 isoform X2 encodes MRKKRSGGGMDATVDELSAAYKEFVAAAVAVMEAREQSGGQKTAATDTALEAFKQRWELFRVSCDHAEELVESIRQRIGSECLVDEATGSSSSSSAPASVALAAPGIKPISAVRLEQMSKAVRWLVIELQHGAGGPSAAGPGGGVSTPAAGAGGHHVHGGVESRFPEDGTQSHATCLY; translated from the exons ATGCGCAAGAAACGTTCGGGCGGCGGAATGGACGCGACGGTGGACGAGCTGAGCGCGGCGTATAAGGAGTTCGTGGCGGCTGCGGTGGCCGTGATGGAAGCTCGCGAGCAGTCGGGCGGCCAGAAGACGGCAGCCACGGACACGGCGCTTGAAGCCTTCAAGCAACGCTGGGAGCTCTTCCGCGTGTCCTGCGACCACGCCGAGGAGCTCGTTGAGTCCATCCGCCAGCGCATCGGCTCCGAGTGCCTCGTCGACGAGGCCACgggatcttcctcttcctcctccgcgcCAGCAAGCGTCGCGCTGGCTGCCCCCGGCATCAAGCCAATCAGCGCCGTCCGCCTCGAGCAGATGAGCAAGGCCGTCCGCTGGCTCGTTATCGAGCTTCAGCACGGCGCCGGAGGGCCCTCAGCTGCGGGACCTGGCGGTGGCGTCTCAACCCCAGCTGCCGGCGCCGGAGGGCATCATGTGCACGGCGGGGTCGAATCGCGCTTCCCCGAGGATGGCACCCA GTCACATGCCACATGTCTGTATTGA
- the LOC123428545 gene encoding mediator of RNA polymerase II transcription subunit 32 isoform X4 yields the protein MRKKRSGGGMDATVDELSAAYKEFVAAAVAVMEAREQSGGQKTAATDTALEAFKQRWELFRVSCDHAEELVESIRQRIGSECLVDEATGSSSSSSAPASVALAAPGIKPISAVRLEQMSKAVRWLVIELQHGAGGPSAAGPGGGVSTPAAGAGGHHVHGGVESRFPEDGTQ from the coding sequence ATGCGCAAGAAACGTTCGGGCGGCGGAATGGACGCGACGGTGGACGAGCTGAGCGCGGCGTATAAGGAGTTCGTGGCGGCTGCGGTGGCCGTGATGGAAGCTCGCGAGCAGTCGGGCGGCCAGAAGACGGCAGCCACGGACACGGCGCTTGAAGCCTTCAAGCAACGCTGGGAGCTCTTCCGCGTGTCCTGCGACCACGCCGAGGAGCTCGTTGAGTCCATCCGCCAGCGCATCGGCTCCGAGTGCCTCGTCGACGAGGCCACgggatcttcctcttcctcctccgcgcCAGCAAGCGTCGCGCTGGCTGCCCCCGGCATCAAGCCAATCAGCGCCGTCCGCCTCGAGCAGATGAGCAAGGCCGTCCGCTGGCTCGTTATCGAGCTTCAGCACGGCGCCGGAGGGCCCTCAGCTGCGGGACCTGGCGGTGGCGTCTCAACCCCAGCTGCCGGCGCCGGAGGGCATCATGTGCACGGCGGGGTCGAATCGCGCTTCCCCGAGGATGGCACCCAGTAG
- the LOC123428545 gene encoding mediator of RNA polymerase II transcription subunit 32 isoform X1 → MRKKRSGGGMDATVDELSAAYKEFVAAAVAVMEAREQSGGQKTAATDTALEAFKQRWELFRVSCDHAEELVESIRQRIGSECLVDEATGSSSSSSAPASVALAAPGIKPISAVRLEQMSKAVRWLVIELQHGAGGPSAAGPGGGVSTPAAGAGGHHVHGGVESRFPEDGTQFAVEAVWCDLIFPMSGEVVVDDSG, encoded by the exons ATGCGCAAGAAACGTTCGGGCGGCGGAATGGACGCGACGGTGGACGAGCTGAGCGCGGCGTATAAGGAGTTCGTGGCGGCTGCGGTGGCCGTGATGGAAGCTCGCGAGCAGTCGGGCGGCCAGAAGACGGCAGCCACGGACACGGCGCTTGAAGCCTTCAAGCAACGCTGGGAGCTCTTCCGCGTGTCCTGCGACCACGCCGAGGAGCTCGTTGAGTCCATCCGCCAGCGCATCGGCTCCGAGTGCCTCGTCGACGAGGCCACgggatcttcctcttcctcctccgcgcCAGCAAGCGTCGCGCTGGCTGCCCCCGGCATCAAGCCAATCAGCGCCGTCCGCCTCGAGCAGATGAGCAAGGCCGTCCGCTGGCTCGTTATCGAGCTTCAGCACGGCGCCGGAGGGCCCTCAGCTGCGGGACCTGGCGGTGGCGTCTCAACCCCAGCTGCCGGCGCCGGAGGGCATCATGTGCACGGCGGGGTCGAATCGCGCTTCCCCGAGGATGGCACCCA GTTTGCCGTGGAGGCTGTTTGGTGTGACTTGATTTTCCCAATGTCTGGCGAAGTTGTTGTTGATGACTCTGGGTGA